The nucleotide window CAAGAATTTGATAAAGTGGGAACTTCCTCGCTGATTACGAGAACGACAAATGACGTTGTTCAAATCCAAAACGTTCTTTATATGATGATGCGTCTAATGGTGATGGCGCCAATCATGTTACTCGGCGGTATTATTATGGCTGTCGGACGTGACGCGAAACTATCGCTTATTTTTGTCGTTGTTTTACCACTACTGCTTCTATTAGTAGTCGTTCTTGGTGGGAAAGCAATGCCAATGTTTAAATCGCTACAAAAGAAAATGGATAAATTAAACCGCGTTATTCGTGAAGGTTTAACAGGGATTCGTGTTGTTCGCTCCTTTAACCGTAACGAAGACGAACTTGAAAAATTTGAAGAAGCGAATGCGGACTATGCGACAACTGCAATTAAAGTCAACCGCTTGCTTTCTCTAATGAGTCCGTTAATGATGCTACTTATGAACTTAACTTCCATCGCGATTGTTTGGATTGGTTCCATTTTTATTGGTAACGGTGATATGCAAGTAGGGGACTTGATGGCGTTTATTCAATACGCGATGCAAATTATGATGTCCTTCATGATGCTTTCTGCTGTATTTATCATGATTCCACGTGCTGGAGCTTCCGCGGAACGTATCAACGAAGTACTAGACATGGAAGCAGAAATACTAAATCCAGAAAATCCAAAAACAAGTGCACCACCAGCAAAACTTTCTTTTGAGAATGTAACTTTCCGTTATGAAGGTGCTGAAAAACCAGTGATTGAAGATATTACATTTCAGGCTAACGCTGGCGAAACAGTTGCAATCATCGGAAGTACAGGTGCTGGTAAGTCTACTTTAATCAATATGATTCCACGTTTTTACGATGTCGAAAGTGGCGTTGTGAAAATTAATGGAATGGATGTGCGCGAAATGGATCAATCCAGCCTGCGACAAAAAATCGGACTTGTACCGCAAAAAGCCGTTTTATTCACAGGGACAATTGCTTCTAATATGCGCTACGGGAAAGAAGATGCAACCGATGAAGAAATCTGGGAAGCACTTCGAACTGCCCAAGCCGAAAACTTTGTATCCAAACTTTCAAACGGTTTAGGAAGTCGCGTAGAACAAGGCGGTAATAACTTCTCTGGTGGTCAAAAACAACGACTATCGATTGCGCGTTCGTTAATTAGAAAACCAGAAATTTATATCTTTGATGACAGCTTCTCCGCGCTCGATTTCAAAACGGATGCGAAATTACGTGAAGCTTTGAAATCAGAAACGACAGAAGCCGTGACACTTATTGTGGCACAGCGGATTACTTCCGTTGTAAATTCCGACCAAATCATCGTTCTTAATGAAGGTAAAATTGCCGGCATTGGAACACATGAAGAATTAAAAGAATCTAACCAGATTTATCAAGAAATTATGAGGTCACAGCTGTCAGAGGAGGAAATCGCATGAGTGGTCCAGGTCCCGGTGGTGGAATGAGAATGCAAACAACCGCCAAACCAAAAAACTTTAAAGAAACACTATTTCGGCTTCTAGGCTATATGAAACCTCGTTCTGTCGCAATCATTGTCGTATTCATCTTTGCGATTTTATCCACGATTTTCAATATTTTCAGCCCGAAAGAACTCGGGAAAGCAACAACCGAAATTTTTAAAGGTGTTATGAGCCAAGATGGAATTAATAACGATAAGATTTTCAATATATTAATGATTGTTTTAGTCTTATATCTTGGTAGTTCCTTATTTAGCTTCATTCAGCAATACGTGATGTCGAGTGTTGCGCAACGTACTGTTTATGACATGCGGAAAGATTTAAAGGCAAAAATGGCTCGACTTCCGCTGAAATATTATGATACGCGCTCAAATGGTGATATTCTTAGTCGTTCTGTTAATGACATGGATAACATCGCGAACACGCTGCAACAATCTCTAACGCAAGCCATTACCGCGATTGTTCAAATGATCGGTGTTTTAATCATGATGCTAACAATCAGCTGGCAAATGACGCTAATCGTTCTTGTAACGGTGCCAATTAGTATTATTCTAGTAGCAATTATTGCCGGAAGATCACAACGCTATTTCGGCGCACAACAACGCAACCTCGGTATTTTAAATGATACTGTAGAAGAAACTTACGGTGGCCAAACAATCATTAAAGCCTTTGGTCAAGAAAAGAAAACGTTAGTAAAATTTGATGAAGTAAATGAAGATTATTTCAAAGCAGCTAAAAAAGCGCAATTTATTTCCGGGATTATGATGCCGGTAATGCAATTCGTTGGTAACTTAGGTTATGTAGGTGTCTGTGTGGCCGGTGGTATTTTTGTTACTAACGGAACACTTCAAGTTGGGGATATTCAATCATTTACGCAATATGTCCAATTATTTACGCAACCAATTTCCAGCGTAGCAAACATCGCGAACATCATTCAATCCACTATTGCTTCAGCAGAACGTGTTTTTGAAATGATGGACGAAGAAGAAGAAAAAGACGAAATTCCAGCAAATATTAACCAAGTTGCTGGCGAAGAACACAGCATTGTATTCGACCACGTGAAATTCGGTTACACTCCAGATAAACCGTTAATGACCGACTTAAATATTCATGTTGAAGAAGGTCAAATGGTGGCAATTGTTGGTCCAACTGGTGCTGGTAAAACAACAATTATCAACTTGCTGATGCGTTTTTACGACGTGGATGGCGGCGAGATTCGCATGAAAGGTATCGATACACGCGATATGACCAAAGATGCTGTCCGTGAAAAATTCGGAATGGTACTGCAAGATACGTGGTTATTCAACGGAACGATTGCAGACAATATCGCATACGGTCGTGAAGGGGCAACGAAAGATGAAGTTATCGGAGCAGCAAAAGCAGCATACGCAGATGATTTCATTCGCCGACTTCCAAATGGCTATGATACCGTCTTGAATGAAGAAGGTTCTAACATTTCGCAAGGTCAAAAACAACTTCTAACAATTGCCCGCGCGATTTTATCAGATCCATCTATCCTAATTTTAGATGAAGCAACTTCTAGTGTAGATACTCGTACAGAATTAAATATTCAACTTGCGATGGGTAATCTGATGGAAGGGCGTACAAGTTTCGTCATTGCCCACAGACTTTCAACCATTCGTGATGCAGACTTAATTCTTGTTATGAATCACGGTAGCGTTATCGAACAAGGAACACACCAAGAATTACTTGACGCAAAAGGCTTCTACGCTGATCTTTACAACAGTCAGTTTACTGGAGCTCAAGCAGTTTAAATTTACAAAGACAATGTGGCCCAGTCGCTGCATTGTCTTTTTTTGAGCAGAAAATTTGTTTGATGGTGGATTAGGCGGTATGGTTAGTAAAGAAGAAATTGAAGAGGTGAAAATAGATGTATCAATCGATTACGGCAAATGATTTAGAGCAAGAATTAAAAAACTCGCAGCTTAATATACTAGATGTCAGAGATGTAGATGCTTTTGTTGAGGGGCACATTCCGGACGCAATCAATATTCCAATCAATGAACTACCAGAAAAGCTAGCAACTCTTGATAAAGAGCAAGCTTATACGATTATTTGTTACGCGGGAGGTCGTTCTGAGCGCGCGAGTCAATTTTTAGCGGCAGAAGGCTTTGATGTAACGAATGTAATGGGCGGTATGGGTGCCTTTCACGGGACAGTTACTCAATAAGAAAAGAAGCTACTTAATCGTAGCTTCTTTTTATTTAACGATGTTTTCTTTTACGGAAAAAGCTAGTGGCTATCCCTGCAAGCAGAATACCGATTAAGACGGTGGTTGCCTGATTGGAGTCACCTGTTTTTGGTAAAGTTTTGTTTACTGGATCGGATACGTTTTTTTCGGGTTTGTTTGCATTCACAGACTCGTTTTTATCAACTATTTCATTTGGTTTATCTGGGTCTGGCGTCGGAGTTGGTTTTACCGGTTCATCCTCCTTGGCCACCTCTACGGAAATAGTAACTGGATCAGCCTCAATGCCACTTTCGCTCACTGCATGTAAAGTGACCATATATGTGCCAACTTTGTTTAAATCAACGACACTTTCGAAATCGCTTGTTACGGTACTGTCATCACTTGTTTCAGCCAAAATATCTAATAAGAATTGTTCCTCCGTTACAGCTGATTCTTTCAGGTAGGTGATACTTTGCATTGCTGTAATGATTGGAATTTCAAGGATAGTTACCGTCACTTGTTGGGGCGTTGCTTTTAAACCAGCTGAGTTTTCTGCATTTAATGTAACAGTGTAAACGCCAGGTGTATTTAAATCAACAACACTAGAAAAATCACTCGTAACAGGTGCATCGTCATCTGTTTCGGCATGAATATCTTGTAAAAATTTTTCTTCTGTAATGGTTGATTGCTCTACATAACTCATCGTCTCGTCACTAGCAATATTCAGCGTATGTTCAACCGCAAAATATTGAGTGTACGTCCCGCCAGTTAACGTGTATCTAGTAAAATTAGGCGGCGTTGCATAAGCTCCAGCTGGGTTATTATATCGCGCATTATATTTCATTTGTTCAATTGAATCAAAGTATTCTTTTGTAATCCCACTAATCGTTATCCCTGTATCATCAATTGTTAGACGAGTGCTAGCAATTTGTTCGTTATTCAGTGAAAAGAAAGTAGAAGAACTGCTATTAGAAGTTGTAAAAGGAATCGCAACGTCATCAAAATTAACGCTACGCTCTTTCATTAAGGCAAAAGGAACAAAGATGGTTTGGTTCGTTTCATCGTAGCTTAATACAGAACTTTTAATCGTGCTGTTAATTAGAGAAGTCCGGCCGACGTTTTGTCCATGCGCAGACAAGCTCGTTAATTTTGGAAAAGTCTCGATGCCGCGGAAATCATGTACACCACAAAACTGAATATCCAAACTTGTTAGGTTAGGTAATGATTGAAGCGGCATTATATCTGTAAGAGCATAATCATATCCTAAAGTTAAGGTTGTTAATTGAGGAAGCTTATTTATTTTATCCAATGAGTTATCATTAATGTTGGTATTGCTTAAATCCATGCTAGTTAAATTTATCAAGCCGTTCAAATCAGGTAGTGAATCATCCGTTAGGCTAGTCCCAGAGATAATTAACCTATTTAAACTAGTTATATTCGCTATCACAGAAAAATCAGTCACACTTGTATTCAATAAAGACAAAGATGTTAAATTGTGAGCAAATTCAAGCCCAGTTATATCTGTTAAAGTACTTCCATTAATATCAACGTTTTTAATCTTGTCCATTTGCAACCCGGTAATATCACTTGTGGCAGCTTGTCCTAATAAGCCATTTAGATAGCTTTTTAAAACAGGATCAGGAATATTAATCACATCCTGTGGTACATTTGTTTCCGTATTTTCTTCAGCAAAAGTATGTGTGAAATTAGGTATGGTCAAAGGTGCTAATAAAAGAATGCATAAACCAATCTTTATCCCAGTTTTTTTCATGTATGTAATCCTCCTAAAAAATTGGTGCTCAGTGTTTAATTATACAAAATTTTAGAATTTAAAACAATTCCTTTTTTAGTAGTATTATAAATAAAAAAACCGCAAAAGAGAAAAATCTCTTTTACG belongs to Listeria swaminathanii and includes:
- a CDS encoding ABC transporter ATP-binding protein, producing the protein MMKLMKRLKPYWLSITAVLVLTFGQVIGQLYLPTLMSNIIDKGVVNGDTDYIWSTGMQMLLISFASVILSVIVVYLASKISMGFGKDLRDKIFTKVEDFSLQEFDKVGTSSLITRTTNDVVQIQNVLYMMMRLMVMAPIMLLGGIIMAVGRDAKLSLIFVVVLPLLLLLVVVLGGKAMPMFKSLQKKMDKLNRVIREGLTGIRVVRSFNRNEDELEKFEEANADYATTAIKVNRLLSLMSPLMMLLMNLTSIAIVWIGSIFIGNGDMQVGDLMAFIQYAMQIMMSFMMLSAVFIMIPRAGASAERINEVLDMEAEILNPENPKTSAPPAKLSFENVTFRYEGAEKPVIEDITFQANAGETVAIIGSTGAGKSTLINMIPRFYDVESGVVKINGMDVREMDQSSLRQKIGLVPQKAVLFTGTIASNMRYGKEDATDEEIWEALRTAQAENFVSKLSNGLGSRVEQGGNNFSGGQKQRLSIARSLIRKPEIYIFDDSFSALDFKTDAKLREALKSETTEAVTLIVAQRITSVVNSDQIIVLNEGKIAGIGTHEELKESNQIYQEIMRSQLSEEEIA
- a CDS encoding ABC transporter ATP-binding protein — its product is MSGPGPGGGMRMQTTAKPKNFKETLFRLLGYMKPRSVAIIVVFIFAILSTIFNIFSPKELGKATTEIFKGVMSQDGINNDKIFNILMIVLVLYLGSSLFSFIQQYVMSSVAQRTVYDMRKDLKAKMARLPLKYYDTRSNGDILSRSVNDMDNIANTLQQSLTQAITAIVQMIGVLIMMLTISWQMTLIVLVTVPISIILVAIIAGRSQRYFGAQQRNLGILNDTVEETYGGQTIIKAFGQEKKTLVKFDEVNEDYFKAAKKAQFISGIMMPVMQFVGNLGYVGVCVAGGIFVTNGTLQVGDIQSFTQYVQLFTQPISSVANIANIIQSTIASAERVFEMMDEEEEKDEIPANINQVAGEEHSIVFDHVKFGYTPDKPLMTDLNIHVEEGQMVAIVGPTGAGKTTIINLLMRFYDVDGGEIRMKGIDTRDMTKDAVREKFGMVLQDTWLFNGTIADNIAYGREGATKDEVIGAAKAAYADDFIRRLPNGYDTVLNEEGSNISQGQKQLLTIARAILSDPSILILDEATSSVDTRTELNIQLAMGNLMEGRTSFVIAHRLSTIRDADLILVMNHGSVIEQGTHQELLDAKGFYADLYNSQFTGAQAV
- a CDS encoding rhodanese-like domain-containing protein, with product MYQSITANDLEQELKNSQLNILDVRDVDAFVEGHIPDAINIPINELPEKLATLDKEQAYTIICYAGGRSERASQFLAAEGFDVTNVMGGMGAFHGTVTQ
- a CDS encoding LapB repeat-containing protein encodes the protein MKKTGIKIGLCILLLAPLTIPNFTHTFAEENTETNVPQDVINIPDPVLKSYLNGLLGQAATSDITGLQMDKIKNVDINGSTLTDITGLEFAHNLTSLSLLNTSVTDFSVIANITSLNRLIISGTSLTDDSLPDLNGLINLTSMDLSNTNINDNSLDKINKLPQLTTLTLGYDYALTDIMPLQSLPNLTSLDIQFCGVHDFRGIETFPKLTSLSAHGQNVGRTSLINSTIKSSVLSYDETNQTIFVPFALMKERSVNFDDVAIPFTTSNSSSSTFFSLNNEQIASTRLTIDDTGITISGITKEYFDSIEQMKYNARYNNPAGAYATPPNFTRYTLTGGTYTQYFAVEHTLNIASDETMSYVEQSTITEEKFLQDIHAETDDDAPVTSDFSSVVDLNTPGVYTVTLNAENSAGLKATPQQVTVTILEIPIITAMQSITYLKESAVTEEQFLLDILAETSDDSTVTSDFESVVDLNKVGTYMVTLHAVSESGIEADPVTISVEVAKEDEPVKPTPTPDPDKPNEIVDKNESVNANKPEKNVSDPVNKTLPKTGDSNQATTVLIGILLAGIATSFFRKRKHR